aaaagagacAGAGCCCTGTCGCACCTTATAGATTAaaagaagtattggagcataagctttcgtggatgaatgcGTCCAGTgccggctttaagccgattcacCCAGTTCTCCGGACgagggccctgcgcctaaggAGGCCCTGCTCCAGGGGTCTTCGGGTCCTTTGGTGCCATGGAAAACCCAGAGTGGACtcactgccactgaagtgctgccgaagccctgGACCACCGCCGAGTATTCCAGTTCGGCCCTgcgggcaggggcggctccaagcacgtgcctggggcggcaagccatggggggcactctgccggtcgccacgagggcagcaggcaagttgccttaggcagcatgcctgtggagggtccgctggtcctgcggcttcggcggacctcctgcagatgtgctgctgaatccgcgggaccagggacctcccgcagcagcctgcctgccatgcttggggcggcggcaaaatacctagagccctCCCTGCCTGcgggtcataaagccggccctgaatgcatctgacgaagtggtttttaaccacgaaagctcatgctccaatacttctgttagtctataaggtcccacaggactctttgtcgctttttgcaaatcaattgtatttttaaagtactttagAAAGGGGGAAACAATGTATTTCACTATAGAGACTCTGGAAAGCCAAACTCCTCAAGCGACCTGCCTCTGGAATCCTTAAAGACGGTGTTGACGGAAGACAGTGCAGCTGGGAAGGTGAAAAGAAAGAGAGCGCAGACTCCACTGGAGAAGTATTACCTGAAGTACCTATGCGTGACTGATCTGTCCACTCAGAGTTGGTGCGAACAACAAATGGTTTATGGGAGGgagctcccccagctgcaggcacCAGAGACAGTAGTGTTGTTAAACACAGGGAAGAGCATACATCTAGCCAGAGGTAACACTACCAGACTGTTGCAGTaaaaacttccatttttttttttctttctcctcagcTGCTTCTGCATCTTTTATTACACAGGGCGTTGTTTTCTGCAAAGATTTTGGAAGGCTTTGATATGTTTGTTAACAAATTAATTTACTTGTAATATGCTTGGTCAAATTCTACCCACAGCTGCACCTGTACGACACTATTGATGTCAGCAGGGATGCACAGGTATAACTGCAAGCCGAATTTCACCTGCTAGTCTCAGAAGAGCCTTCCAAAAGCATATGCTTGCATTAAAGAGCAGTATAACACACACTGCTTTAACTATCCTATCATGCCAGCGTCTGGACTAAATTTAACTTATGGGTATccctggaaaaaagaaaattttcctCGTAATCCTCAGTGGATTGATATATTGCACCAGGGTCAAGGAAAGGGGCccaattttgtatcattttctaACATTGgtaatttattttcaaagagggcactgaactgggggtcaggagacatgggttcttctcttcctggctctccaACTGATCTGTTGAGTACCCATCTTTGTGCCCGATTCCCCTCCCACCTGTTGtctatcttgtttatttacactgAAGCTTTTTTACCTTGCTTCGtggtgccttgcacaatgggaccCAGAGTTACAGCTTCAAGGCAGGACTGTGATAAAAATTAATAATCATTTTATCTCTTTTTGAAATCAGAACTAGAAGTCCATGATGTAGTGAGAGTACATACGACCAGCAGGGAAGATTCTTGGGCAATAAAAATACTGAATCTTCTTTCTGTGATTCCAGTTCTACAAGCAGGTATGTAGGCAGGCAAAAGAtagtcataatttttttttaatcttcattttaCTCTGTTTGTGtgatgtcagagagagagagtgagtgtgttttatatataaaaatttgtTGTGATCTTTGTGCTAGCTTGAAAGGATGATAACAATTAGAGATTGTtaagacaaaaatatttattttaaactccCTTGCCTGAATTTCTAATAACCagcttagattattaaaactgaaattccTTGGGGAGGCATGCAAGCATTCTCTTAATCTGGTGTCTAAATGCAAATTCTTAAAATGCATCAGTGCTACAATTCCAAGACATTTGCAGTGTTACTTAAGTCTTCATTCAAAAGCCATGCGAGCCTCATAAAATGTCCGGGTATCCCATTTTGTATTCCAGGTGGTTGCGTGCGGGAGCTTCCAGTGTTCGGAGTAATAGAAGATGTCTTCCTGACGGGAATCATTGATGAGCTGTGCTATAGTGCCACGGGAGAGCTGGAGCTGAGAGAGCTAAAAACTCGAGGCCAGCCTTTTATGCCTTCTGGAGCacagaaaaagagagattatTTCCAGGTGGGTAAAATATGCTCAAATCCAGACAAATATGTTCAAAATAGGGGTAAAATTATGTTCAAATCCATAGACAAATCTTTGCTCAGAAAACAAGCAACTGATAGGTATTAGACTAACATTACTAAGGAAGTAGTGTAATGTAACGACCTTGTATTTATATTGTCCCTCTTATACCAAAAACATTCTACAGATTATTATGCAAATTATATGTGAATTGCAGCCATCTCTGGACTGAAAGAGAACCGCTGTTTGACAGCCAGCCGCCATGTTACACAGCTGGTTAGGACAGGAAGTATTCAGTTGAAACTAGAAGGGGAACTCCGTGTAGATGGAGTATAACCACCCCAACTGGGATTTAGACCAGGCGTCAGTGTTAACAACCCTTCTCTTGGGAAGAGTGCCCTAGGATCTTCAAAGACAAGTCAGGACACTTGGGTCAACATCTCATGCAAAAGATGGACCCCCAGCATTCCATGGCCTCCTAGATAATTGGTTCAATGCTGACTTGCAGAGACATATGTCACCTACTAAACTATTGCCATCCAATCCCACAGCACTTGGATTGGTTGTGAAATATTAAGTTTATTTTAACTACAAGTGCACCCTATTTATGTAATCTGAGATCTGCTTTCAGCTGCATATCGTCAAAGCTGCCTGAAGGATTTATTTGGCTGCCTGATTCCCATTTAGAAATAGGGCAACAGTGAAAACCCCACCTTTTAAAGTTCAGCTGATTAAGTCTCATTCTGTAAGACCCTCGCCTCGATTTTGAACACAGTTTATTTACACCTAGAAGTTATTTGCATGTACATTTTTATCACTGGCTCCTCTGTGGTTCAGTGAGTCGTCCACATTTTCCTGGGCTACTCGTCTATTTGGAGGTGATCTGTAACCTTACGGTGATGGGCATTTCTACGTATAATATGCTCAGCATTCGAGGCAGTATTGCACTGAGTAGCATGATGATTTCCAATGAAGCCTGAGGCTGTGCCTACACTCTGTGCTAGGGGTGTGACTCCCAGCTTGTGCGGACATATTCACGCTTGCTCCCATCTGAGCTGAAGCTAGTGGAGCATGAACAGCAGCAGATTGGGCCAGCCGCTCTGAGTACAAACCCTTCTGAACCTGGAGGGTTCGTACTCACGGTGGCTAGGCTGGGCCACCGTTGCCTGTGTTGCACTACTATTCTTAGAATGCGAGCTCAGATGAGTGAAAGTGGAGTATGTCTTTTGAAGCTGGGATTCCCATCCCTAGCTgtcagtgtagacgtagcctaggGGAGTTCATCCTAGCTTGTTGCATTCTATAATGCACTATTGTTTGATCATCTATTGAATtatcttctccctctctccccctcctccttccgcCTTCAGGTCTGTTtgtataaatacatttttgatGCCATGGTGCAAGGAAAACTGAAACCAGATGTTATCACCAGTCACATCCAGCTGAGGCCAGAGCAGCCACTGGGATCGcaaattagggaacatgctcagaAAGTAGGATTCATGGTAACCTGCTTTGCGGACCTCCTGGAACTGATGTATCTAAACCTGACGCTCTCTGACATCCCCGGTATTGACTGTTTGAAAATTGAATACAGCCACCAGGAAAGTAACACTCTGCTCGGAACGGAGGTGGTTCGGTTTGAAGAAGAAACTGTGCTAGAGAAAGCACAGTACTACCTTGCTTACTGGAAAGGACAAAGGGAGGTCCAGGGGGTGGAAATTGAGGAAGCGTGGAAGTGCCAATCATGTAGCTACTCGGAGATCTGTGattggaggaagaagagggcAGAAGGGCCTGAACAGAGAAGCGGACCAAAGAAGAGTAAATGAAGGCAATCCTGTCCTCCCGGAAGGAGGTTGCTCCTTATTGATGTGAAAATATGCGTGCACTCAATTCATGGGGTTAACCGGACCATAGAATGGAGCAGACCACAAGCCCATCACATTACTAAGCAGAAGTCATTGCACCAATGGTGAATCTGGCAGCGTGTTTGTAATGTGACATTTTAAGTGCTCTTAAGAAAATACTGTTTTGGATAGTACATATTGTTACACAGGTGTAGTCCAAGCACGAGGCAAGCTGTGCGAGTTGCTACACTTCTCTGAACCTCCATTTCctcctctataaaatgggggtaaatGCCTACTGCATATGGGTTCTCTGAGGGCTATGTAATTTTATCTTGGTGAAGTGGTTTGAACAATAGTTTCTTTTATTTCCTAGTGCTATAAACTCTTACGTACAGAAGGTTCCAAACCATAATCCCAGATCCTACCACACCCAACTTGGTGCTTCATCTTTAGTTCCTTTGGAGTAACTGTATCCCTCATCTGTCTTCTCCATCGGCTCTCCCAAAGATCCTATATCAGCCATTCTCTTTATAAGATTGAAGCTGAACTCAGCTCTCTCCCAAAACCCATTAGTGCTACACCAGGGCATAGTGAAATGAAGGCTGGAATTTTTCAAAGGTTGCCTGAatttggcacctaactcccttaggttccTTTGCAAATCTCAGCTGAAGGCCCAGCCCTGCACGGTGCCCGTACGATGCCAAGTACCCCCACTCCCATTGGTATCCATGGGAGTTGTGGTCATTCATTGCCTTGCTGGGTCAGCCTGTTAAAAGTGGATCTGATTCCGTTCCT
The genomic region above belongs to Chelonoidis abingdonii isolate Lonesome George chromosome 20, CheloAbing_2.0, whole genome shotgun sequence and contains:
- the EXO5 gene encoding exonuclease V, with amino-acid sequence MAGPGSEPGELSDSELLLLLLEEPGDHALQSGDSGKPNSSSDLPLESLKTVLTEDSAAGKVKRKRAQTPLEKYYLKYLCVTDLSTQSWCEQQMVYGRELPQLQAPETVVLLNTGKSIHLARELEVHDVVRVHTTSREDSWAIKILNLLSVIPVLQAGGCVRELPVFGVIEDVFLTGIIDELCYSATGELELRELKTRGQPFMPSGAQKKRDYFQVCLYKYIFDAMVQGKLKPDVITSHIQLRPEQPLGSQIREHAQKVGFMVTCFADLLELMYLNLTLSDIPGIDCLKIEYSHQESNTLLGTEVVRFEEETVLEKAQYYLAYWKGQREVQGVEIEEAWKCQSCSYSEICDWRKKRAEGPEQRSGPKKSK